A window from Nothobranchius furzeri strain GRZ-AD chromosome 17, NfurGRZ-RIMD1, whole genome shotgun sequence encodes these proteins:
- the ube2g1b gene encoding ubiquitin-conjugating enzyme E2G 1b, protein MTEQSALLLRKQLAELNKNPVEGFSAGLIDDDDIYKWEVVIIGPQDTLFEGGFFKAYLTFPYDYPLRPPKMKFITEIWHPNVAKNGDVCISILHEPGEDKFGYEKPEERWLPIHTVETIMISVISMLADPNSDSPANVDAAKEWREDPNGEFKKKVARCVRKSQEMAYD, encoded by the exons AGCTCAACAAGAACCCTGTGGAGGGATTTTCAGCTGGTCTGATAGACGATGACGACATATACAAGTGGGAAGTCGTGATTATTGGTCCACAAGATACTCTTTT tGAAGGAGGGTTTTTTAAAGCATACCTAACCTTTCCCTATGATTATCCACTACGGCCACCAAAGATGAAGTTTATCACGGAGATCTGGCACCCAAATG TTGCTAAAAATGGAGACGTTTGCATCTCCATTCTACACGAGCCAGGAGAAGACAAATTTGGTTATGAAAAGCCTGAGGAGCGCTGGCTTCCAATCCACACCGTAGAGACAATCATGATTAGCGTTATCTCCATGCTGGCAGACCCCAACAGTGATTCACCCGCTAACGTGGATGCTGCA AAAGAGTGGAGGGAGGACCCAAATGGTGAATTTAAGAAGAAGGTGGCTCGTTGTGTAAGAAAAAGTCAAGAGATGGCGTATGATTAG
- the rad9b gene encoding cell cycle checkpoint control protein RAD9B → MNCVIEGNCIKVFGKALHALSRIGDEVWLDPMVKGLALRSVNSAQSAYGCFLFLPVFFQQYSLGSFSEQNRKEIKCKMVMKVMLPLFRCLSSIEQCHISVNTSPDQVIIQFFCRHDITKTHNLGFQESGALQAVFDAHLCPNVLTAPARLLSDMVMHFSAFQEEVTLSMTPLKVCLRNYHEERNVHTKVMHTEMSLHPDEFGYFQSGEDSDITFCLKELRGILAFAEARSLPVSVHFGAAGRPVCFSVQDMILEATVILATLTDTESQTPSQHPQTPTSTPPSNIQCDNPDGEDLIRSSQGSPITNSPDLMRLLPRISTPTSLSEDCGSTATTPVYLTGNACSLLFKAVSTEHHDGGCADTLPVLVCCSDEEKSDEDSFSL, encoded by the exons ATGAATTGTGTTATTGAAGGCAACTGCATTAAAG TCTTTGGAAAGGCTCTTCATGCCCTGTCCCGGATTGGCGATGAGGTGTGGTTGGATCCCATGGTTAAAGGG CTGGCTCTGAGATCAGTGAATTCTGCTCAGTCTGCATATGGGTGtttcctcttcttgccagtgttCTTCCAGCAGTACAGCCTGGGATCATTTtcagaacagaacagaaaagaaataAAATGCAAAATGGTCATGAAGGTAA TGTTACCACTATTTCGGTGTCTGTCCTCCATTGAGCAATGTCACATATCAGTCAACACCTCCCCTGACCAAGTAATAATCCAGTTTTTCTGCAGACATG ACATCACTAAAACCCATAACTTGGGTTTCCAGGAAAGTGGGGCTCTACAAGCAGTGTTTGACGCCCACCTCTGTCCCAATGTGCTGACAGCTCCTGCTAG GCTCCTCAGTGATATGGTGATGCACTTTTCAGCGTTTCAGGAGGAAGTCACTCTGTCCATGACTCCACTGAAAGTCTGTCTGAGAAACTACCATGAGGAACGAAATG TTCACACGAAGGTGATGCACACCGAGATGTCCTTACATCCAGATGAGTTTGGATACTTTCAGAGCGGAGAGGACTCAGACATAACCTTCTGCCTGAAGGAACTCAGG GGCATATTGGCTTTTGCAGAGGCTCGATCCCTTCCTGTGTCCGTCCACTTTGGTGCAGCGGGAAG ACCCGTGTGTTTCTCTGTGCAAGACATGATCCTAGAGGCCACTGTAATTCTTGCCACTCTTACTGACACTGAAAGCCAGACTCCATCCCAACATCCACAAACTCCAACCTCCACTCCACCCAG caacATCCAGTGTGACAATCCTGATGGGGAGGATCTGATCAGATCCAGCCAGGGCAGCCCGATAACCAACTCACCTGACCTGATGCGGCTCCTGCCTCGGATCAGCACACCTACCAGCCTCAGTGAGGACTGTGGCAGTACCGCCACTACTCCCGTCTACCTGACTGGAAAT GCCTGCTCTCTGCTGTTTAAAGCCGTGTCCACTGAGCACCATGATGGCGGCTGTGCAGACACACTTCCTGTTCTTGTGTGTTGCAGTGATGAAGAGAAAAGTGATGAAGACAGCTTCTCACTGTGA
- the LOC129152934 gene encoding tubulin beta-1 chain — protein sequence MREIVHLQAGQCGNQIGAKFWEVISDEHGIDPTGTYHGDSDLQLDRINVYYNEASGGKYVPRAVLVDLEPGTMDSVRSGPFGQVFRPDNFVFGQSGAGNNWAKGHYTEGAELVDSVLDVVRKEAESCDCLQGFQLTHSLGGGTGSGMGTLLISKIREEYPDRIMNTFSVVPSPKVSDTVVEPYNATLSVHQLVENTDETYCIDNEALYDICFRTLKLTTPSYGDLNHLVSATMSGVTTCLRFPGQLNADLRKLAVNMVPFPRLHFFMPGFAPLTSRGSQQYRSLTVPELTQQMFDAKNMMAACDPRHGRYLTVAAIFRGRMSMKEVDEQMLNVQNKNSSYFVEWIPNNVKTAVCDIPPRGLKMAATFIGNSTAIQELFKRISEQFTAMFRRKAFLHWYTGEGMDEMEFTEAESNMNDLVSEYQQYQDATAEEEGEFEEEGEEDLA from the exons ATGAGGGAGATTGTGCATCTTCAGGCCGGCCAGTGCGGAAACCAGATTGGTGCCAAG TTCTGGGAGGTGATCAGTGACGAACATGGCATTGACCCAACTGGAACGTACCACGGAGACAGCGACCTGCAGCTTGACAGGATTAATGTCTACTACAATGAAGCTTCAG GTGGCAAATATGTTCCTCGTGCTGTTCTTGTTGATCTGGAGCCAGGGACCATGGACTCCGTCAGGTCCGGACCTTTCGGACAAGTCTTCAGGCCTGACAACTTTGTTTTTG GTCAGAGTGGCGCTGGTAACAACTGGGCTAAAGGCCACTACACTGAAGGTGCAGAGCTGGTTGACTCTGTTCTGGATGTGGTCAGGAAAGAGGCTGAAAGCTGCGACTGTCTGCAGGGTTTCCAGCTCACCCATTCCCTCGGTGGTGGTACAGGCTCCGGTATGGGAACCCTGCTGATCAGTAAGATCCGTGAAGAATACCCAGATCGCATCATGAACACGTTCAGCGTGGTGCCTTCTCCCAAAGTATCTGACACAGTAGTTGAGCCCTACAATGCCACACTGTCGGTTCATCAGCTTGTAGAAAACACCGATGAGACCTACTGCATTGACAATGAAGCCCTCTACGACATCTGCTTCCGCACACTTAAACTCACAACTCCCTCCTACGGTGacctcaaccacctggtctctgcaACCATGAGTGGTGTGACCACCTGCCTGCGGTTTCCCGGACAGCTCAACGCTGACCTGCGGAAGCTGGCCGTCAACATGGTGCCATTTCCCCGTCTGCATTTCTTCATGCCTGGCTTTGCTCCCCTCACAAGCAGAGGCAGTCAGCAGTACCGGTCCCTCACTGTGCCAGAGCTCACCCAGCAGATGTTTGATGCCAAGAACATGATGGCGGCTTGTGACCCACGCCATGGGCGCTACCTGACGGTGGCTGCCATCTTCCGTGGCCGCATGTCCATGAAGGAGGTAGATGAGCAGATGCTGAACGTGCAGAACAAGAACAGCAGCTATTTTGTTGAATGGATCCCAAACAATGTCAAGACCGCCGTCTGCGACATTCCTCCCAGAGgtctcaagatggccgccacattcatcggcaacagcaccgccattcaaGAGCTGTTCAAGCGCATCTCCGAGCAGTTCACTGCCATGTTCAGGCGCAAGGCTTTCCTCCATTGGTACACAGGAGAAGGTATGGATGAGATGGAGTTCACGGAGGCTGAGAGCAACATGAATGATCTGGTGTCTGAGTACCAGCAGTACCAGGATGCTACTGCTGAAGAGGAGGGAGAGTTtgaagaggagggagaggaggaccTGGCCTAA